From one Pseudactinotalea sp. HY158 genomic stretch:
- a CDS encoding restriction endonuclease subunit S — MRTAILGDVATINPRGEKVEDDAPVSFVGMAELDPITARARPLESRRFRDVSSGYTTFRDGDILAAKITPCWENVKIGQAQLDHAVGVGSTEFHVVRPLERLHDRYLLHFLRQSHVRATGALRMIGSGGQRRVPAIFLRELRIPLPPLPEQRRIAAILDHADALRAKRRQVLAHLDSLTQAIFHDMFSSVRDRIALGELAVWRSGGTPTRTRPEFFEGDIPWYSSGELGSMYVDDSKEHISAEALLMSSAKAIPAGAILLGMYDTAALNSSIATSPGACNQAVAFAIVDDGAALAEFVYFAVQAIRPQVNKRRRGVRQKNLNLSMIRQIEIPRASIDDQREFAARVEQLTEQRKVVEVAEECSDELFASLQSRAFRGEL; from the coding sequence GTGAGAACAGCGATCCTGGGCGACGTTGCGACGATCAATCCGCGGGGTGAGAAGGTTGAGGACGACGCGCCGGTCTCATTTGTTGGCATGGCGGAACTCGACCCGATCACAGCTCGTGCGCGCCCACTCGAGAGCCGACGGTTCCGCGATGTCTCCAGCGGGTACACGACTTTCCGTGACGGTGACATCCTTGCGGCGAAGATCACGCCGTGTTGGGAGAACGTCAAGATCGGCCAGGCGCAGCTTGATCATGCTGTCGGTGTCGGGTCGACCGAGTTCCATGTAGTGCGACCGTTGGAACGATTGCACGATCGTTACCTACTTCATTTTCTTCGGCAATCTCACGTGCGCGCCACCGGTGCGCTGAGGATGATTGGGAGCGGAGGGCAGCGGCGTGTTCCCGCCATCTTCTTGCGAGAGCTTCGCATCCCGCTGCCACCGCTGCCCGAGCAGCGCCGCATCGCCGCGATCCTCGATCACGCCGACGCCCTGCGAGCGAAACGACGACAAGTCCTCGCCCACCTCGACTCCCTCACCCAGGCGATCTTCCACGACATGTTTTCATCGGTGAGAGACAGAATCGCCCTCGGTGAGCTCGCAGTATGGCGTAGTGGGGGGACTCCGACTCGAACAAGGCCAGAATTCTTCGAGGGGGACATTCCGTGGTACTCCTCGGGCGAATTGGGGTCTATGTACGTGGATGATTCGAAGGAGCACATCTCGGCCGAGGCGCTATTAATGAGTTCGGCTAAGGCCATTCCTGCAGGCGCGATTCTTCTGGGAATGTATGACACGGCTGCCTTGAATTCCAGTATTGCAACAAGTCCGGGTGCATGCAACCAGGCTGTAGCGTTTGCGATTGTTGATGACGGCGCAGCGCTGGCTGAATTTGTGTACTTTGCTGTGCAGGCTATCCGCCCACAGGTCAATAAGCGACGACGCGGTGTTCGTCAAAAGAATTTGAATCTTTCAATGATTCGCCAGATTGAAATCCCGCGCGCGTCAATTGATGATCAACGAGAGTTTGCGGCGAGAGTAGAACAGTTGACCGAGCAACGTAAAGTCGTCGAGGTCGCTGAAGAGTGTTCAGACGAACTCTTCGCCTCCCTCCAGTCCCGAGCGTTCCGAGGAGAGCTGTGA